In Notamacropus eugenii isolate mMacEug1 chromosome 1, mMacEug1.pri_v2, whole genome shotgun sequence, one genomic interval encodes:
- the FAM193B gene encoding protein FAM193B isoform X2 → MPLWICQSCRKSVEDEERKALQEQSLAVSLSHTSCKSQSCGGGSHSSSSSSSSSSSSSSSSCHGNSGDWDPSSFLSAHKLSGLWNSQQAGGTMQGPSIGGPPAAPGEAFHSSEHHRHSDLTAPPNSPTGHPQPPASLIPAHPGPFGSPPHAHITPTAQAASFPTPAPNNHAPVPKTPSESPAAAAAIAAPHSPAPCKSPHLSSANMPLLKMPPPLSGCNHPCNGHCTGSLVPQAASHQLPSTNRDPGCKGHKFTNGTGCHPPQSCDADEGLGEDEDSSSERSSCTSSSTTQKDGKFCDCCYCEFFGHNAPPAAPTSRNYAEIREKLRSRLTKRKEELPQKMGLAGSGPGEPAVDHRDVDELLDYINSTEPKPLNSAKAAKRARHKLKKKEKERAQLEAEGSKRADRSSMTGRGAEPSGEKLLEWPQLELERVNSFLTSRLQEIKNTIKESIRASFSVYDLNLDVNDFPKKAAMLEQRDLLSRLNGSSDLQEIGLDLSPLTLGSSQNHTLHSPSELGPSQDERVPLPPPPTTENGLLKRLSAVPNLSRMIWVQSPKAADSTPEGLGRNVKDAVSINGPELPEPPPGGGGRQKKNKRQNSQAKKSETYVVSGHQAKLESPPNKGQASGARQPAKGPEPPEGPRGSRTGQNWAWSAKAEKGSLWRSRKSEAKMDWPEQESVQPPGPGHGTLGSPAGLGASPQTKGKHRKNRNKMEKSTTSLDDVFLPKDVDGVEMDETDREVEYFKRFCLDSAKQTRQKVAVNWTNFTLKKITSSAAQ, encoded by the exons gTCTCATTATCACACACGTCCTGCAAGTCACAGTCTTGTGGGGGTGGCTCccactcctcttcctcttcttcttcctcgtCATcatcgtcctcctcctcctcatgccaTGGGAACTCAGGGGACTGGGATCCCAGCTCGTTCCTGTCTGCACACAAACTCTCAGGCCTCTGGAACTCCCAGCAGGCTGGCGGTACCATGCAGGGCCCCTCGATTGGGGGCCCTCCTGCTGCACCTG GTGAGGCCTTCCACTCCTCTGAACATCACCGGCACTCAGACCTCACCGCCCCCCCCAACAGTCCCACTGGCCATCCCCAACCACCAGCATCACTGATCCCTGCTCACCCAGGACCCTTTGGATCTCCACCCCATGCCCACATAACCCCAACTGCCCAGGCAGCATCTTTCCCCACACCTGCCCCCAACAATCATGCTCCAGTACCCAAGACACCTTCTGAGTCACCTGCCGCTGCCGCTGCCATTGCTGCCCCACATAGCCCAGCACCATGTAAGAGCCCTCACCTATCCTCTGCCAACATGCCGCTTCTGAAGATGCCTCCTCCACTCTCAGGGTGTAATCACCCCTGCAACGGGCACTGCACTGGGTCTCTGGTCCCTCAAGCTGCCTCACATCAGCTTCCCAGCACTAACAG AGACCCTGGATGCAAGGGGCACAAGTTTACAAATGGTACTGGCTGCCATCCGCCACAGTCGTGCGATGCAGATGAAGGGCTGGGAGAGGATGAGGACAGCAGCTCAGAACGAAGCTCCTGCACCTCATCCTCCACCACTCAGAAAGATGGGAAATTCTGTGACTGCTGCTACTGCGAGTTCTTCGGACACAACGCG CCCCCCGCTGCCCCAACAAGTCGCAACTATGCCGAGATCCGAGAGAAGCTACGCTCACGGCTgacaaagaggaaagaggagctgCCCCAGAAGATGGGCCTGGCAGGGAGTGGCCCAGGTGAGCCAGCCGTGGACCATCGGGATGTAGATGAGCTGCTGGACTACATCAACAGTACTGAGCCCAAACCCCTCAATAGTGCCAAGGCAGCCAAGCGAGCCCGTCACAAACTGAAGAAGAAG GAGAAGGAGAGAGCCCAGCTGGAAGCTGAGGGTTCTAAGCGTGCTGATCGCAGCTCCATGACTGGTCGGGGTGCGGAACCATCAGGGGAGAAGCTCTTGGAGTGGCCTCAGCTTGAACTGGAGCGGGTCAACAGCTTCTTGACCAGTCGCTTGCAGGAGATCAAGAACACCATCAAGGAGTCCATCCGAGCCAGCTTCAGTGTTTATGACCTTAATCTGGACGTGAATGACTTTCCTAAAAAGGCAGCCATGCTGGAGCAGAGGGACCTGCTTTCCCGCCTCAATGGCTCATCTGACCTGCAGGAGATTGGCCTAGATCTCTCACCTTTGACTTTGGGTTCCTCCCAGAACCACACACTACACTCCCCCAGCGAACTGGGCCCATCCCAGGATGAGAGAGtgcctcttcccccacctcccaccactGAGAATGGGCTGCTTAAAAGGCTTAGTGCTGTGCCCAACCTCTCCCGAATGATCTGGGTTCAGTCCCCAAAGGCTGCTGACTCAACTCCTGAAGGGCTGGGCCGGAACGTGAAGGATGCAGTCTCCATCAATGGACCTGAACTCCCTGAGCCCCCCCCTGGAGGAGGGGGGAGGCAAAAGAAGAATAAGAGGCAGAACAGTCAAGCCAAGAAGAGTGAGACATATGTAGTATCCGGGCATCAGGCCAAGCTGGAGAGCCCCCCGAACAAGGGACAGGCTTCAGGAGCCAGGCAACCAGCCAAGGGCCCAGAGCCCCCAGAAGGGCCCCGGGGGAGCCGGACAGGACAGAACTGGGCTTGGAGTGCCAAGGCTGAGAAAGGAAGCTTGTGGAGAAGCCGGAAGAGTGAGGCCAAAATGGACTGGCCGGAGCAGGAATCTGTGCAGCCACCCGGCCCAGGCCATGGGACACTTGGGAGCCCAGCTGGCCTGGGGGCCTCACCACAGACCAAGGGAAAGCACAGGAAGAACCGGAACAAGATGGAGAAATCTACCACCTCTCTGG ATGATGTGTTCCTGCCCAAGGATGTGGATGGAGTAGAAATGGATGAGACGGACCGGGAGGTGGAATACTTCAAGAG GTTCTGCCTGGATTCTGCAAAGCAGACTCGTCAAAAAGTGGCTGTGAACTGGACCAACTTCACCCTCAAGAAGATCACTTCCAGTGCAGCTCAGTGA
- the FAM193B gene encoding protein FAM193B isoform X3 — MTPLTHAPRGWSHCFEVAAKLWNQVSLSHTSCKSQSCGGGSHSSSSSSSSSSSSSSSSCHGNSGDWDPSSFLSAHKLSGLWNSQQAGGTMQGPSIGGPPAAPGEAFHSSEHHRHSDLTAPPNSPTGHPQPPASLIPAHPGPFGSPPHAHITPTAQAASFPTPAPNNHAPVPKTPSESPAAAAAIAAPHSPAPCKSPHLSSANMPLLKMPPPLSGCNHPCNGHCTGSLVPQAASHQLPSTNRDPGCKGHKFTNGTGCHPPQSCDADEGLGEDEDSSSERSSCTSSSTTQKDGKFCDCCYCEFFGHNAPPAAPTSRNYAEIREKLRSRLTKRKEELPQKMGLAGSGPGEPAVDHRDVDELLDYINSTEPKPLNSAKAAKRARHKLKKKEKERAQLEAEGSKRADRSSMTGRGAEPSGEKLLEWPQLELERVNSFLTSRLQEIKNTIKESIRASFSVYDLNLDVNDFPKKAAMLEQRDLLSRLNGSSDLQEIGLDLSPLTLGSSQNHTLHSPSELGPSQDERVPLPPPPTTENGLLKRLSAVPNLSRMIWVQSPKAADSTPEGLGRNVKDAVSINGPELPEPPPGGGGRQKKNKRQNSQAKKSETYVVSGHQAKLESPPNKGQASGARQPAKGPEPPEGPRGSRTGQNWAWSAKAEKGSLWRSRKSEAKMDWPEQESVQPPGPGHGTLGSPAGLGASPQTKGKHRKNRNKMEKSTTSLDDVFLPKDVDGVEMDETDREVEYFKRFCLDSAKQTRQKVAVNWTNFTLKKITSSAAQ, encoded by the exons gTCTCATTATCACACACGTCCTGCAAGTCACAGTCTTGTGGGGGTGGCTCccactcctcttcctcttcttcttcctcgtCATcatcgtcctcctcctcctcatgccaTGGGAACTCAGGGGACTGGGATCCCAGCTCGTTCCTGTCTGCACACAAACTCTCAGGCCTCTGGAACTCCCAGCAGGCTGGCGGTACCATGCAGGGCCCCTCGATTGGGGGCCCTCCTGCTGCACCTG GTGAGGCCTTCCACTCCTCTGAACATCACCGGCACTCAGACCTCACCGCCCCCCCCAACAGTCCCACTGGCCATCCCCAACCACCAGCATCACTGATCCCTGCTCACCCAGGACCCTTTGGATCTCCACCCCATGCCCACATAACCCCAACTGCCCAGGCAGCATCTTTCCCCACACCTGCCCCCAACAATCATGCTCCAGTACCCAAGACACCTTCTGAGTCACCTGCCGCTGCCGCTGCCATTGCTGCCCCACATAGCCCAGCACCATGTAAGAGCCCTCACCTATCCTCTGCCAACATGCCGCTTCTGAAGATGCCTCCTCCACTCTCAGGGTGTAATCACCCCTGCAACGGGCACTGCACTGGGTCTCTGGTCCCTCAAGCTGCCTCACATCAGCTTCCCAGCACTAACAG AGACCCTGGATGCAAGGGGCACAAGTTTACAAATGGTACTGGCTGCCATCCGCCACAGTCGTGCGATGCAGATGAAGGGCTGGGAGAGGATGAGGACAGCAGCTCAGAACGAAGCTCCTGCACCTCATCCTCCACCACTCAGAAAGATGGGAAATTCTGTGACTGCTGCTACTGCGAGTTCTTCGGACACAACGCG CCCCCCGCTGCCCCAACAAGTCGCAACTATGCCGAGATCCGAGAGAAGCTACGCTCACGGCTgacaaagaggaaagaggagctgCCCCAGAAGATGGGCCTGGCAGGGAGTGGCCCAGGTGAGCCAGCCGTGGACCATCGGGATGTAGATGAGCTGCTGGACTACATCAACAGTACTGAGCCCAAACCCCTCAATAGTGCCAAGGCAGCCAAGCGAGCCCGTCACAAACTGAAGAAGAAG GAGAAGGAGAGAGCCCAGCTGGAAGCTGAGGGTTCTAAGCGTGCTGATCGCAGCTCCATGACTGGTCGGGGTGCGGAACCATCAGGGGAGAAGCTCTTGGAGTGGCCTCAGCTTGAACTGGAGCGGGTCAACAGCTTCTTGACCAGTCGCTTGCAGGAGATCAAGAACACCATCAAGGAGTCCATCCGAGCCAGCTTCAGTGTTTATGACCTTAATCTGGACGTGAATGACTTTCCTAAAAAGGCAGCCATGCTGGAGCAGAGGGACCTGCTTTCCCGCCTCAATGGCTCATCTGACCTGCAGGAGATTGGCCTAGATCTCTCACCTTTGACTTTGGGTTCCTCCCAGAACCACACACTACACTCCCCCAGCGAACTGGGCCCATCCCAGGATGAGAGAGtgcctcttcccccacctcccaccactGAGAATGGGCTGCTTAAAAGGCTTAGTGCTGTGCCCAACCTCTCCCGAATGATCTGGGTTCAGTCCCCAAAGGCTGCTGACTCAACTCCTGAAGGGCTGGGCCGGAACGTGAAGGATGCAGTCTCCATCAATGGACCTGAACTCCCTGAGCCCCCCCCTGGAGGAGGGGGGAGGCAAAAGAAGAATAAGAGGCAGAACAGTCAAGCCAAGAAGAGTGAGACATATGTAGTATCCGGGCATCAGGCCAAGCTGGAGAGCCCCCCGAACAAGGGACAGGCTTCAGGAGCCAGGCAACCAGCCAAGGGCCCAGAGCCCCCAGAAGGGCCCCGGGGGAGCCGGACAGGACAGAACTGGGCTTGGAGTGCCAAGGCTGAGAAAGGAAGCTTGTGGAGAAGCCGGAAGAGTGAGGCCAAAATGGACTGGCCGGAGCAGGAATCTGTGCAGCCACCCGGCCCAGGCCATGGGACACTTGGGAGCCCAGCTGGCCTGGGGGCCTCACCACAGACCAAGGGAAAGCACAGGAAGAACCGGAACAAGATGGAGAAATCTACCACCTCTCTGG ATGATGTGTTCCTGCCCAAGGATGTGGATGGAGTAGAAATGGATGAGACGGACCGGGAGGTGGAATACTTCAAGAG GTTCTGCCTGGATTCTGCAAAGCAGACTCGTCAAAAAGTGGCTGTGAACTGGACCAACTTCACCCTCAAGAAGATCACTTCCAGTGCAGCTCAGTGA
- the FAM193B gene encoding protein FAM193B isoform X4 gives MTPLTHAPRGWSHCFEVSLSHTSCKSQSCGGGSHSSSSSSSSSSSSSSSSCHGNSGDWDPSSFLSAHKLSGLWNSQQAGGTMQGPSIGGPPAAPGEAFHSSEHHRHSDLTAPPNSPTGHPQPPASLIPAHPGPFGSPPHAHITPTAQAASFPTPAPNNHAPVPKTPSESPAAAAAIAAPHSPAPCKSPHLSSANMPLLKMPPPLSGCNHPCNGHCTGSLVPQAASHQLPSTNRDPGCKGHKFTNGTGCHPPQSCDADEGLGEDEDSSSERSSCTSSSTTQKDGKFCDCCYCEFFGHNAPPAAPTSRNYAEIREKLRSRLTKRKEELPQKMGLAGSGPGEPAVDHRDVDELLDYINSTEPKPLNSAKAAKRARHKLKKKEKERAQLEAEGSKRADRSSMTGRGAEPSGEKLLEWPQLELERVNSFLTSRLQEIKNTIKESIRASFSVYDLNLDVNDFPKKAAMLEQRDLLSRLNGSSDLQEIGLDLSPLTLGSSQNHTLHSPSELGPSQDERVPLPPPPTTENGLLKRLSAVPNLSRMIWVQSPKAADSTPEGLGRNVKDAVSINGPELPEPPPGGGGRQKKNKRQNSQAKKSETYVVSGHQAKLESPPNKGQASGARQPAKGPEPPEGPRGSRTGQNWAWSAKAEKGSLWRSRKSEAKMDWPEQESVQPPGPGHGTLGSPAGLGASPQTKGKHRKNRNKMEKSTTSLDDVFLPKDVDGVEMDETDREVEYFKRFCLDSAKQTRQKVAVNWTNFTLKKITSSAAQ, from the exons gTCTCATTATCACACACGTCCTGCAAGTCACAGTCTTGTGGGGGTGGCTCccactcctcttcctcttcttcttcctcgtCATcatcgtcctcctcctcctcatgccaTGGGAACTCAGGGGACTGGGATCCCAGCTCGTTCCTGTCTGCACACAAACTCTCAGGCCTCTGGAACTCCCAGCAGGCTGGCGGTACCATGCAGGGCCCCTCGATTGGGGGCCCTCCTGCTGCACCTG GTGAGGCCTTCCACTCCTCTGAACATCACCGGCACTCAGACCTCACCGCCCCCCCCAACAGTCCCACTGGCCATCCCCAACCACCAGCATCACTGATCCCTGCTCACCCAGGACCCTTTGGATCTCCACCCCATGCCCACATAACCCCAACTGCCCAGGCAGCATCTTTCCCCACACCTGCCCCCAACAATCATGCTCCAGTACCCAAGACACCTTCTGAGTCACCTGCCGCTGCCGCTGCCATTGCTGCCCCACATAGCCCAGCACCATGTAAGAGCCCTCACCTATCCTCTGCCAACATGCCGCTTCTGAAGATGCCTCCTCCACTCTCAGGGTGTAATCACCCCTGCAACGGGCACTGCACTGGGTCTCTGGTCCCTCAAGCTGCCTCACATCAGCTTCCCAGCACTAACAG AGACCCTGGATGCAAGGGGCACAAGTTTACAAATGGTACTGGCTGCCATCCGCCACAGTCGTGCGATGCAGATGAAGGGCTGGGAGAGGATGAGGACAGCAGCTCAGAACGAAGCTCCTGCACCTCATCCTCCACCACTCAGAAAGATGGGAAATTCTGTGACTGCTGCTACTGCGAGTTCTTCGGACACAACGCG CCCCCCGCTGCCCCAACAAGTCGCAACTATGCCGAGATCCGAGAGAAGCTACGCTCACGGCTgacaaagaggaaagaggagctgCCCCAGAAGATGGGCCTGGCAGGGAGTGGCCCAGGTGAGCCAGCCGTGGACCATCGGGATGTAGATGAGCTGCTGGACTACATCAACAGTACTGAGCCCAAACCCCTCAATAGTGCCAAGGCAGCCAAGCGAGCCCGTCACAAACTGAAGAAGAAG GAGAAGGAGAGAGCCCAGCTGGAAGCTGAGGGTTCTAAGCGTGCTGATCGCAGCTCCATGACTGGTCGGGGTGCGGAACCATCAGGGGAGAAGCTCTTGGAGTGGCCTCAGCTTGAACTGGAGCGGGTCAACAGCTTCTTGACCAGTCGCTTGCAGGAGATCAAGAACACCATCAAGGAGTCCATCCGAGCCAGCTTCAGTGTTTATGACCTTAATCTGGACGTGAATGACTTTCCTAAAAAGGCAGCCATGCTGGAGCAGAGGGACCTGCTTTCCCGCCTCAATGGCTCATCTGACCTGCAGGAGATTGGCCTAGATCTCTCACCTTTGACTTTGGGTTCCTCCCAGAACCACACACTACACTCCCCCAGCGAACTGGGCCCATCCCAGGATGAGAGAGtgcctcttcccccacctcccaccactGAGAATGGGCTGCTTAAAAGGCTTAGTGCTGTGCCCAACCTCTCCCGAATGATCTGGGTTCAGTCCCCAAAGGCTGCTGACTCAACTCCTGAAGGGCTGGGCCGGAACGTGAAGGATGCAGTCTCCATCAATGGACCTGAACTCCCTGAGCCCCCCCCTGGAGGAGGGGGGAGGCAAAAGAAGAATAAGAGGCAGAACAGTCAAGCCAAGAAGAGTGAGACATATGTAGTATCCGGGCATCAGGCCAAGCTGGAGAGCCCCCCGAACAAGGGACAGGCTTCAGGAGCCAGGCAACCAGCCAAGGGCCCAGAGCCCCCAGAAGGGCCCCGGGGGAGCCGGACAGGACAGAACTGGGCTTGGAGTGCCAAGGCTGAGAAAGGAAGCTTGTGGAGAAGCCGGAAGAGTGAGGCCAAAATGGACTGGCCGGAGCAGGAATCTGTGCAGCCACCCGGCCCAGGCCATGGGACACTTGGGAGCCCAGCTGGCCTGGGGGCCTCACCACAGACCAAGGGAAAGCACAGGAAGAACCGGAACAAGATGGAGAAATCTACCACCTCTCTGG ATGATGTGTTCCTGCCCAAGGATGTGGATGGAGTAGAAATGGATGAGACGGACCGGGAGGTGGAATACTTCAAGAG GTTCTGCCTGGATTCTGCAAAGCAGACTCGTCAAAAAGTGGCTGTGAACTGGACCAACTTCACCCTCAAGAAGATCACTTCCAGTGCAGCTCAGTGA